The segment aatacttaaaacgaaagttagttataatcaaatataatcaattatattcttgtataacccacaatgaaaatgcttcatattttaggtttttctatatttacagcataaacaaagtggtttgttaagttgagtgtaaggcctatgatttatgccctgctctctgataagagagtgggcaggttctttcctctcctctcacagcagggaggggggctccagacttaagcagaaacacatggaggcctcaaaaaggtggttatgtcatagtcatagaatatgtccagtcatgttttgttttacacaaacttgggaaggtgtgtcttatgccagagccaatagaatatgttggttgggtatagaggaggtgtttgtgggttttctatccggtttttttagcataaaaagactggcttttttggatttcgtaggggagagggggggaaacccctggtatactctctcccggtaggctctgtctttcagagctgggttaatagctctcggtaaggttctctcaaactggGTGAATATCTCTTGCATTTCTTGGTTGGAATGATGAGGGAATTGCTTTGAATGAGGGAATTGctttgaatgctgagtgaattgctttgaatgctgagtgaattgctttgaatgctgagtgaattgatTTGAATGCTGCATGGAATGATTTTATGGAAGAGGTTTTTTGAGGGTTTAGTGATAcctgcccacgtgaggaaatccctccgaatcattgcgggattttgatggtttagtgatacctgcccacgtgaggaaatccctccgaatcattgcgggattttgatggtttagtgatacctgcccacgtgaggaaatccctccgaatcattgcgggattttgatggtttagtgacacctgcccacgtgaggaaatccctccgaatcattgcgggattttgatgGGTTTTTATTATCACCAGTCTTTGTATGAGagaatgtcacaactgaattgtCCAGGTAAAGGgaaacattttggtaataaatgtaagtctgtgaattaaagtttcatatgtgaacatgatcacagcatcatttttgtgtgttgtttagtataattataatgttgtaaagagagaaggaaaaaaccctgtattagtttggacctatttttcttcaaataaactgatcccaccttttggactgggacaacttaaaggacacctgtgctctcctctcctgcttcaacggtaagattgcaccctgccacacacacatgtttaggtaggaacacaccccatttactgataccaaaatccttcgggatcgcttaaacagattaaaaaagagttgtctgaattgaaacagcagttaattgaacctggttcttcggggagttaatagaggtgagatcttgctgacgtttggtggatctgagccaagcagtaaacttacatagactcagtaacttcggtcgggtcaattagtgaggtcagagtaatttaccggaataaattaatcgGGGCCTCACCTCATACTCTAAACAGTACTTTATATATAACACTTTTTTATAGTATCATAGTAAGTCTTCTTATAGCGATCCTGTTGTGATATTATCAAGTGAGAAAAGAAGAAATGATAATATCACTTTCATGATGTATCACTGGATATGTGTGAAAGTGCAGGTCAGGAGGAGTCACCAGCAGCAAAGGGGTGGATATATATTATAAGTTAGTGTCCTGTAAACATGTACGCCGGCACAGTCCGATTCAGAAGCtctcataaataataataaatatatttcttTAAAGCTTGGGTTGTGTTTTGAGCGCACCAAAAAAAGTGCTATTCACATACAAGACAATACAATGTGTCCAAATATAAAGGACATAATAGGAAAGAGTGAAAGAGGTTCGGTCAATAACCCTTGATAAGAATGGATTCGCCTGATATGTCGATGGTTCGAGCTGGCAGCCCATATTCAGCCACCGCTGCCCAGTAAACCAGTTTGAATCCTGAACCAGCCGAACACTTCTGGCATgtcctcccctctgtctcccCTTTCAACTCTAACATCTCCAATAACGGCCCTCTGGACCGAAACAAACTAAAAAGTATGAACAGAAAAAACTAAATGGATTCAtctaaaataacataaaatatgtAGGCAACAGTACAGGGGGAACATCTGAAATGGATCATTAAGAATGTAGTTTTGAATTTGAAGTAATTTGATTTTAAGTATTTGGAGGCAAAAACACAATAAAATGACACCATAGACCACAATAATAATGTGATAGTGTATACAAATGAAGGATCCAGGGGGATGTCAAAATGCTTCCTGCATGGTTTTTATGAACTGCAACACTAACAGTTTCTTTAAAATCCAAAGTAACAAGCAATGAAGCAAATATATGCACATTTTAAACATGTGAAAACGCCCTTCACCTCTCTCTCAATCGGCCTCATGTTTTGAGTTCAGTGTGCAGCCAATTCAGCTGATGGGTGTCTGATTGGACGCAGGTGTGCTGCTCTGATGAGGATAATGATCGgctagagtttaaaaagctCCACCACTCACACTGAACCATAGGCCTACTGTGAGTCAGTCAGGAAGACAGAGAGCAGCTGACCAGATTCCTGTTATCAGTTTCACTTATGGAGGCCTTTCATGTTCAGGTTATCCTCCTTGTAGGACTCTGTGTTAGCTCCTCTTTTGATTTCCCGTCCACACAAGATGCTTCCTTTCAGAGCCTTGCGAACACAGGCAGGTCAGAACtcgggcagcagcagcagcagcagaagtcTCCGTTTGAGGAACCGCAGCAGGTGAATACCGTCAGAGTGACCTGCCATCCAGACTCTTTAGAGATTGTTATCAAAGCCGATATGTTTGCGGTTGGAGCTCCTGTTGATGGTGACGAGCTACGCCTTGGAGTAGAGACCAACAACCAGTACTGCAGAGCTACAGCGTCTTCAGCAGATGAGTACAGTATCAGTGTTGGACTTGTGGAGTGCGGCACCAGACACTGGgtaactttaaatatatttcatTTAAAATCTGATTTATTAAAGCTTCTAGTTTTAAACACGTCTACTCTCCACAGGTAACTGAGGACTCTCTGATCTACACAAACCTCCTCATATACTCTCCTGAGGCTTCTCCATATGGTGTTGTTCGAATGGACGAGGCTGTCATTCTAATTGAGTGTCATTACGAAAGgtctttgtttttaaagctcacATTGTAAAAATCTTTGAATGAtgtctgttgtttttttttaaatgcatgttttctgtttCTTAGGAAGTACAGTTTGTCCAGTTCTTCACTCATGCCTACCTGGATCCCCTTCATGTCGACccaggctgcagtggaaatgttgcAGTTTAACTTGAGAATCATGACAAGTGGGTTTTGATAATTTCTCATGTTTTGTGTTGTCATGTCTCTATTTGTACTTTTTTCTGTCCGTGTGCAGGTGACTGGCAGCACAAAAGAGGCTCTAATGTGTTTCATATCGGTGAGCCCATCAGCATCGAGGCCTCGGTCAGAATTGGGCATCACATTGGGCTCCGAGTGTTTGTGAGCAGCTGCGTGGCTACACTGAGCCCCGACATGCACTCCAGCCCCAGGCATGCCTTCATTGAAAATGGGTAAGGTTGCAAATTGCTAAATGGCAAAAAGTAAAGTCTTTATCTGACCCTCGAGGGAGCTGTTTAATGTGTAAGGCTCTTCAAGTGGTTTACTTCAGACGCGAGCAATGCTGACTCGAGTGACAGGTTAATAAAAGATCTGTCCTTTAGTGTCGTCTTCAAGTTAGCCATTAGCTAAGGCTAGCTGCGGTTTGCTTTTAATCTTTGGTAGTCTAGATCCTTTCTGTGCCACTATTGATGCACGGGTCATATTTGTGCAGTTCTGACTCGAGAACTACTTCCAGAACTTGCCTATATGACTAGAAATGTTAGTGGtggagttgcattgtgggtaatgtagaCTTTGGTTATAGTAGTCAATGAGTGCTAATTTAGGTTGCTCTTTTTGTTTGTGCTCATCATAGGTGCTTTGTTGACTCTCAGCTTCCAGGCTCAAGGTCTCGATTCTTAGCCAGGACACAGGATGACAAGCTCCACATGTCCATTGATGCCTTCAGATTTTATAATGAGGACAGAGGGGAGGTGAGGCTGTATTAAATTGCCTTAAACAtgattgtgtgtgcatgtttcccAACACCTGCTTTTCTCATAGCTCTACATCACATGTCACCTGAATGCTGTGCCAATAAATAAAGCAGATGCACCAAACAAGGCGTGCACTTTTGTGAATGGAAGGCACGTGAGATCCAGTCTAATATGTCAAAttacacacaaaaaacaaagtATTGGTGCTGAATGTTTTTTAATTTATCAGATGGAGGTCCGCTGATGGTAATGAATACTTATGTGGGCAATGCAAAAGACCAATTGAAGTGGAGCAAACTCCCAGTAAGCCCAGCAGCCCGAGCAAGTTTAGGCCTCGAGGGTTTGTGAAGCCAGAAGAGCGTGAACCCCTCTGGAGGAGCGGACCGAAGACCAGTACAGGCATGTAGAAACTTGTATGATTTTAATATTGGCTGCAGATGTCGTAATAATGATCAATGTTGACGCATGTTTTGGCATGGGTTTTAGACATGATGATGGCTGGGTAACTGAATTAACATGCATTGTGCTGGTTTTTGTTAGTGTGGGAACATCAGGCCAGAGTGGGTCCCGTGATGGTCTTGCCAGCCAAGCAGAAAAGCCGGCCCATTCCTACAGAGGAGCTTTCTTCCGTTCTTGATCAAACCAGCAGATCTACAATGTATGGCAGACAGTGGAGGAGTGGAATAAACAGAGTTGGTAAGTCAATACCATTATTCTTTGTTCATTTGAAGCCTTTAACAATCTCTAAATTGAGATTAAAATGGCCCATAATTAAATCTTAATGTTGAATTGTTTTTCTGTCAAAGATCAGAGGAAAGGACTGATTCCTGATTCATCATCGACCCAAAACCAGGTGGACGTTTTGACTTTAGCTTCTGCGCAGAATAAAGACGAAGACAAAAATGGAACCGACAAAAGGTTAAATGTGAAAAGTTCtaactctttttttttaaatggcactcTGGAATGCACATTTTACATTAACATATTTCTTCTGCGATTACAGATGATGCTGAGGAAGTTCCTGAACTACTAGAAAAAACCTCTCCTGAGGCCCACCTGCAGTCGAATGCATCGGTGCTGAACAGTACCCACACAGCGGCGCTCGATGAAGTCCTCCAAACTGCAGTGGTTAATGTGGCTGTGCCCCCACTGTCCAACACCACTGCAACAGAAGCTGACCTTTCTGAAACAATGGACCCAAAGAGATAATAAATTATTCAAATTGTTATTCGTTTGCTTTTTTAATGTTGtaatacaaaaggaaaactgatGACCTGCTCACAGCTCAACACAATTAAATGCAAACAAAATTGTTTCCTAATTAGCCAAAGTATTCCATGTAACGGTGTTACGGCCCACCCCCTACTCCGTGGTAGTGGCTTGTGGGGAGACCCGcaacataaaataaaacacacaaCGTCCAGTACTTAACAGCggtcatttatttaaatgtacagcCGTTACTCACACAGGCCAATCGGCAAACGAACAAagtctggaggactggccaaaaggaa is part of the Pseudochaenichthys georgianus chromosome 24, fPseGeo1.2, whole genome shotgun sequence genome and harbors:
- the LOC117439463 gene encoding zona pellucida sperm-binding protein 3-like, with the translated sequence MEAFHVQVILLVGLCVSSSFDFPSTQDASFQSLANTGRSELGQQQQQQKSPFEEPQQVNTVRVTCHPDSLEIVIKADMFAVGAPVDGDELRLGVETNNQYCRATASSADEYSISVGLVECGTRHWVTEDSLIYTNLLIYSPEASPYGVVRMDEAVILIECHYERKYSLSSSSLMPTWIPFMSTQAAVEMLQFNLRIMTSDWQHKRGSNVFHIGEPISIEASVRIGHHIGLRVFVSSCVATLSPDMHSSPRHAFIENGCFVDSQLPGSRSRFLARTQDDKLHMSIDAFRFYNEDRGELYITCHLNAVPINKADAPNKACTFVNGRWRSADGNEYLCGQCKRPIEVEQTPSKPSSPSKFRPRGFVKPEEREPLWRSGPKTSTVWEHQARVGPVMVLPAKQKSRPIPTEELSSVLDQTSRSTMYGRQWRSGINRVDQRKGLIPDSSSTQNQVDVLTLASAQNKDEDKNGTDKRLNVKNDAEEVPELLEKTSPEAHLQSNASVLNSTHTAALDEVLQTAVVNVAVPPLSNTTATEADLSETMDPKR